One part of the Leucobacter triazinivorans genome encodes these proteins:
- a CDS encoding AmiS/UreI family transporter yields MGHVGLLYVGAVLFVNGLMLLGTVSGKSAAAMNLFVGGMQVVFPTLIILQSGGDPAAVLGASGLYLFGFTYLYVAWNQLTGASGEGLGWFSLFVAACAVVYGILQFTEFDDPVFGMIWFSWAVLWFLFFLVLARGKDSLTRRTGWFTLLLGIFTGAVPAMLLLTGSYVTGAIEGAVAAVIGVVLLGLAWVLGKPAAVQSQEVPVER; encoded by the coding sequence ATGGGTCATGTCGGATTGCTGTACGTCGGAGCCGTACTGTTCGTGAACGGGCTCATGCTGCTCGGGACCGTTTCCGGGAAGTCTGCCGCCGCGATGAACCTCTTCGTGGGCGGGATGCAGGTCGTCTTTCCCACACTGATCATTCTGCAATCGGGAGGCGACCCGGCGGCGGTGCTCGGCGCGTCCGGTCTGTATCTCTTCGGATTCACGTACCTGTACGTGGCGTGGAATCAGCTCACGGGAGCCTCGGGGGAGGGGCTCGGATGGTTCTCCCTGTTCGTTGCGGCGTGCGCCGTGGTCTACGGGATCCTGCAGTTCACTGAGTTCGATGATCCGGTATTCGGGATGATCTGGTTCTCCTGGGCGGTGCTCTGGTTCCTCTTCTTCCTGGTGCTCGCGCGCGGCAAGGACTCGCTCACGCGGCGCACCGGTTGGTTCACTCTGCTGCTCGGCATCTTCACCGGCGCTGTTCCCGCGATGCTGCTGCTCACGGGCAGCTACGTCACCGGAGCGATCGAGGGGGCCGTCGCCGCGGTGATCGGGGTCGTGCTCCTGGGACTCGCGTGGGTGCTGGGAAAGCCGGCCGCGGTGCAGTCGCAGGAGGTGCCGGTCGAACGCTGA
- a CDS encoding TOBE domain-containing protein, protein MTHFRISEAAALIGVSDDTIRRWAADGLLQSAVDASGRQVVSGRSLAARSLALAPEADESSPIRRSARNRFTGIVTAVESSGLVAQVELQCGPNRVVSLMTAEALRELDLDVGSRATAIIKATNVVIETEKR, encoded by the coding sequence ATGACGCATTTCCGGATAAGCGAGGCCGCAGCCCTGATCGGAGTGAGCGACGACACGATCCGCCGTTGGGCGGCCGACGGGCTCCTGCAGTCCGCCGTCGACGCGTCGGGACGGCAAGTGGTCTCGGGACGTTCGCTCGCCGCCCGGTCGCTCGCGCTGGCGCCCGAGGCCGATGAGAGCTCGCCGATCCGCCGCAGCGCGAGAAATCGTTTCACCGGGATCGTCACGGCGGTCGAGAGCTCCGGTCTCGTGGCCCAGGTCGAGCTGCAGTGCGGGCCCAATCGCGTGGTCTCGTTGATGACCGCGGAGGCGCTGCGCGAGCTCGACCTCGATGTGGGCTCCCGCGCGACGGCGATCATCAAGGCGACCAACGTCGTCATCGAGACCGAGAAGAGGTAA
- the modA gene encoding molybdate ABC transporter substrate-binding protein, with translation MPAVRRAHTRARTRIAAAAAVGAAALLLLGCSAPSTSAPSTSAPAEGTAAAGGEFEGELTVFAAASLQPAFEQLAERFTAQHPRVTLTQTFDGSSVLATQIQSGAGADVFASADEANMQKVVDAGLIESEPATFATSELVIAVAPDNPLGIETLADLARPATGGALPVVVVCAAEVPCGTASRTLLERDGVALDPASEEQNVTAVLTKVRGGEADAGLVYHSDVLRSGDEVVGVPIPGAEDAAGAYMIAPVVGSASPEAAAAFVDFMGSEEAQRVLADLGFRPA, from the coding sequence ATGCCCGCTGTTCGACGCGCACATACCCGCGCACGCACCCGCATCGCAGCCGCCGCCGCGGTAGGCGCCGCCGCGCTCCTGCTGCTCGGCTGCTCCGCCCCGAGCACCTCCGCCCCGAGCACGTCGGCGCCGGCCGAGGGCACGGCGGCCGCCGGCGGGGAGTTCGAAGGCGAGCTCACGGTATTCGCCGCCGCATCTCTGCAACCCGCATTCGAGCAATTGGCCGAGAGGTTCACGGCGCAGCATCCGCGCGTCACGCTCACGCAGACCTTCGACGGATCGTCGGTCCTCGCGACCCAGATCCAGAGCGGCGCCGGCGCAGACGTCTTCGCATCGGCCGACGAGGCCAACATGCAGAAGGTGGTCGACGCCGGCCTCATCGAGAGCGAGCCGGCGACATTCGCCACCAGCGAGCTGGTGATCGCGGTGGCACCGGACAATCCGCTCGGCATCGAGACGCTCGCCGACCTCGCCCGACCGGCGACCGGCGGCGCGCTCCCGGTCGTGGTGGTCTGCGCCGCGGAGGTGCCGTGCGGCACCGCGTCGCGCACACTGCTCGAGCGCGACGGGGTCGCGCTCGATCCGGCGAGCGAAGAGCAGAACGTGACGGCCGTGCTCACCAAGGTGCGCGGCGGGGAGGCCGACGCCGGGCTCGTCTATCACTCCGACGTGCTGCGCTCGGGCGACGAGGTCGTGGGCGTGCCGATCCCCGGTGCGGAGGATGCTGCGGGGGCCTACATGATCGCCCCCGTCGTCGGATCCGCTTCGCCGGAGGCGGCCGCGGCCTTCGTCGATTTCATGGGCTCGGAGGAGGCGCAGCGCGTGCTCGCCGACCTCGGATTCCGGCCGGCGTGA
- a CDS encoding ABC transporter permease, whose amino-acid sequence MTRSNGGERTALPPALLVPAGLAAAVLLLPLSALFLRVDWALVPATIVSPAALSALGLSLVTATIATVLCIVLGLPLALVIARADGLLATVLRALTTLPLVLPPLVGGLALLSLLGRGGVLGDALEGLGVRIPFTTVAVVIAQTFVALPFLVIAVEGALRGIDRGYERAAESLGARPWTVLRRVTLPLLAPSLTAGAILCFTRALGEFGATALFAGNAAGTTRTMPLAIYTAFNGAGVSQDTALTLSLLLVLVAVVALLFMRSRPVGAGL is encoded by the coding sequence GTGACCCGCTCGAACGGCGGCGAGCGTACGGCGCTGCCCCCCGCGCTCCTCGTGCCCGCGGGACTCGCGGCCGCAGTGCTCCTCCTGCCGCTCAGCGCCCTGTTCCTGCGGGTCGACTGGGCGCTCGTGCCCGCCACAATCGTCTCCCCCGCCGCGCTCAGCGCGCTGGGGCTGTCGCTCGTCACCGCCACGATCGCCACGGTGCTGTGCATCGTGCTCGGTCTGCCCCTCGCCCTGGTGATCGCCCGCGCCGACGGACTGCTCGCGACAGTGCTCCGCGCGCTCACGACGCTTCCGCTGGTACTGCCCCCGCTCGTGGGCGGTCTGGCCCTGCTCTCCCTGCTGGGCCGCGGCGGGGTGCTCGGAGATGCGCTCGAGGGCCTCGGGGTACGGATCCCGTTCACCACAGTCGCGGTGGTCATCGCGCAGACCTTCGTCGCTCTCCCGTTCCTGGTGATCGCGGTCGAGGGGGCCCTCCGCGGCATCGACCGCGGCTACGAGCGCGCCGCAGAGAGCCTCGGGGCACGGCCCTGGACGGTGCTGCGACGCGTAACGCTCCCGCTTCTCGCACCCAGCCTCACTGCCGGTGCGATCCTCTGCTTCACCCGCGCGCTCGGCGAGTTCGGAGCGACCGCGCTCTTCGCGGGCAACGCCGCCGGCACGACACGCACCATGCCGCTGGCCATCTACACGGCGTTCAACGGCGCCGGGGTATCTCAGGACACGGCGCTGACGCTCTCGCTCCTGCTCGTGCTGGTCGCCGTCGTGGCACTGCTCTTCATGCGTTCGCGGCCGGTCGGGGCGGGGCTGTGA
- a CDS encoding sulfate/molybdate ABC transporter ATP-binding protein has translation MSGRLSFEARVQRGAFALHATGHVDRGEVLGVIGANGSGKSTLIGAIAGTHRITAGRIALGDRVLCSRAAGAPEIQMPRSERRIGHLDQRARLFPHLDVRANIAFGPRAQGARRRAADVVAEEWLERIGLPDRARSHAHQLSGGQQQRVAIARALAARPDAVLLDEPFAALDVVSSEELRALVAAELSRSGVPMVIVTHDPVDLIALADRVLVLEQGRIGQSGRVADVLAAPSSPFAAEFTGRVLVKGVASERGTLRLADAPLDELHGRGELPAPGEPAVASFAPSSVRVRPADTAHPRRLERTPQGRTCWNDTIRSVSASAAGAAGVRLEFAGWPGFAAELPLSGALERWLATGSPVRLELSADDVRYAVPRRASEPGEVPAP, from the coding sequence GTGAGCGGGCGGCTCTCGTTCGAGGCGCGCGTGCAGCGCGGCGCATTCGCGCTGCACGCGACCGGGCACGTCGACCGCGGCGAGGTGCTCGGAGTGATCGGGGCGAACGGCTCGGGCAAGTCGACGCTCATCGGGGCGATCGCCGGAACGCATCGCATCACGGCCGGCCGGATCGCGCTCGGCGATCGGGTGCTGTGCTCGCGCGCGGCGGGCGCACCCGAAATCCAGATGCCTCGATCCGAGCGCCGGATCGGTCATCTCGATCAGCGGGCCAGGCTCTTCCCGCACCTCGATGTGCGCGCGAACATCGCGTTCGGCCCTCGGGCGCAGGGCGCACGCCGCCGCGCGGCCGACGTCGTCGCCGAAGAGTGGCTGGAGCGCATCGGACTGCCGGATCGAGCCCGCTCGCACGCGCATCAGCTCTCCGGCGGGCAGCAGCAGCGCGTCGCGATCGCGCGCGCACTCGCGGCGCGGCCGGATGCCGTGCTGCTCGACGAGCCGTTCGCCGCGCTCGACGTCGTGAGCAGCGAAGAGCTCCGTGCACTGGTGGCGGCGGAGCTGAGCCGGTCGGGTGTGCCGATGGTGATCGTGACGCACGACCCGGTCGATCTCATCGCGCTCGCAGACCGCGTGCTGGTGCTCGAACAGGGGCGGATCGGCCAGTCCGGGCGGGTGGCCGACGTGCTCGCCGCGCCGTCGAGCCCGTTCGCCGCCGAGTTCACCGGTCGCGTGCTCGTCAAGGGGGTCGCCTCGGAGCGGGGCACGCTGCGTCTCGCCGACGCACCGCTGGACGAGCTGCACGGACGCGGCGAATTGCCGGCGCCCGGCGAACCCGCGGTGGCGAGCTTCGCGCCCTCCTCCGTGCGCGTCCGGCCCGCGGACACGGCTCACCCGCGGAGGCTCGAACGGACGCCCCAGGGCCGCACGTGCTGGAACGACACGATCCGCTCCGTATCGGCGAGCGCCGCGGGCGCGGCGGGCGTGCGCCTCGAGTTCGCCGGCTGGCCCGGATTCGCGGCCGAGCTCCCGCTGTCGGGCGCGCTCGAACGGTGGCTCGCCACCGGCTCGCCCGTGCGTCTCGAGCTCTCGGCGGACGACGTGCGCTACGCCGTCCCGAGACGGGCCTCGGAGCCGGGCGAGGTCCCTGCACCGTGA
- the moaA gene encoding GTP 3',8-cyclase MoaA: protein MSTAPIPGARRLPATGLRDARRRPLRDLRISVTDRCNFRCVYCMPKEIFGRDYRFLEHDQLLSFSEIVRIARLAVGLGVRKLRLTGGEPLLRKGIEELIAELAALRTPEGAPLDLALTTNGSALPVKAEALRRAGLQRVTVSVDSLIESRFQAINDVRFPLSRVFDGIAAAEAAGLGPIKVNAVIKRGVNDDEVLDLAEHFRETGRTLRFIEYMDVGSSNGWALDDVVPSAEIVRRIDEAHPLDPLPAAHPGETAKRWRYRDGAGEIGVISSVTGAFCGSCTRARISAEGTLYTCLFATSGTDLRTLLRDGSDDDRITETLSGVWRARDDHYSELRARGAGPDTGRRIEMSYIGG from the coding sequence ATGTCGACAGCTCCGATACCGGGTGCGCGGCGTCTGCCCGCGACCGGCTTGCGCGATGCGCGCCGCCGGCCGCTCCGGGATCTGCGGATCTCGGTGACCGATCGCTGCAACTTCCGCTGCGTCTACTGCATGCCCAAGGAGATCTTCGGCCGGGACTACCGCTTCCTCGAGCACGATCAGCTGCTCAGCTTCTCCGAGATCGTGCGCATCGCGCGACTCGCCGTGGGGCTCGGCGTGCGCAAGCTCCGGTTGACGGGCGGCGAGCCGCTGCTGCGGAAGGGGATCGAGGAGCTCATCGCCGAGCTCGCCGCGCTCCGGACCCCGGAGGGCGCCCCGCTCGATCTAGCGCTCACGACGAACGGCTCGGCGCTCCCGGTGAAGGCGGAGGCGCTCCGCCGCGCCGGGCTGCAGCGGGTGACGGTCTCGGTGGACTCGCTCATCGAGTCGCGCTTCCAGGCGATCAACGACGTGCGGTTCCCGCTCTCCCGCGTGTTCGACGGCATCGCCGCCGCCGAGGCGGCGGGCCTCGGGCCGATCAAGGTCAACGCGGTGATCAAGCGCGGTGTCAACGACGACGAGGTGCTGGATCTCGCGGAGCACTTCCGCGAGACCGGGCGCACGCTGCGGTTCATCGAGTACATGGACGTGGGCTCCTCGAACGGCTGGGCGCTCGACGACGTGGTGCCATCGGCCGAGATCGTGCGCCGCATCGACGAGGCGCACCCGTTGGATCCGCTCCCCGCAGCGCACCCCGGCGAGACCGCGAAGCGGTGGCGCTACCGCGACGGGGCCGGGGAGATCGGCGTGATCTCGAGCGTTACCGGGGCCTTCTGCGGCTCGTGCACCCGCGCGCGGATCTCCGCGGAGGGCACGCTCTACACCTGCCTCTTCGCCACCTCCGGGACCGATCTGCGCACGCTGCTGCGGGACGGCTCCGATGACGACCGGATCACGGAGACCCTCTCGGGGGTGTGGCGCGCGCGCGACGATCACTACTCCGAGCTGCGCGCCCGCGGCGCCGGGCCGGATACCGGGCGCCGCATCGAGATGTCGTACATCGGCGGCTGA
- a CDS encoding molybdenum cofactor biosynthesis protein MoaE has translation MQQPYARVSAQPIDETAVRAAVASPRCGALVLFHGVIRDHDGGEQVRSLDYSAHPEAERILAALVREEVERSGVHLSAAHRVGSLAIGDAALVAAAASPHRAEAFAAIERLVERIKHEVPIWKRQHFSDGSAEWVGL, from the coding sequence ATGCAGCAGCCATATGCGCGCGTCTCCGCGCAACCGATCGACGAGACGGCGGTGCGCGCCGCCGTCGCATCACCGCGGTGCGGTGCGCTCGTGCTCTTCCACGGCGTGATCCGTGACCACGATGGCGGTGAGCAGGTGCGCTCCCTCGACTACAGCGCGCACCCCGAGGCCGAACGGATCCTGGCCGCGCTCGTGCGCGAGGAGGTCGAGCGGTCCGGCGTCCACCTTTCCGCCGCGCACCGCGTTGGATCCCTCGCGATCGGGGACGCGGCCCTGGTCGCTGCCGCGGCCTCGCCGCATCGTGCAGAGGCCTTCGCAGCGATCGAGCGCCTGGTGGAGCGGATCAAGCACGAGGTGCCGATCTGGAAGCGGCAGCACTTCTCCGACGGCAGCGCCGAGTGGGTCGGGCTGTAG
- a CDS encoding SIMPL domain-containing protein, with product MTTIHATGTSTMHFRAERATITARVTATSRSRSASIDEATRLHNATVRRAEQLRASGDATWHAADPTSTWAHKTYAEGSKKQVVIEHTTSSRVRIKLANLDLVSELVTGLAEDGLSTEVTWTLTEATRRVHERRVRAAAVGEARLVAEDYATALGTRIGTVVSVSDAQPAAFPAQPRFAAAGAVGDGSAGITVEEIAVSATVSGVYETD from the coding sequence ATGACCACGATCCATGCGACGGGCACCAGCACGATGCACTTCCGCGCGGAGCGCGCGACCATCACGGCTCGCGTCACAGCGACTTCGCGCAGCCGATCCGCGAGCATCGACGAGGCGACCCGCCTCCACAACGCCACGGTGCGGCGGGCCGAACAGCTGCGCGCGAGCGGAGACGCCACCTGGCATGCTGCAGACCCCACCAGCACCTGGGCGCACAAGACCTACGCCGAGGGTTCGAAGAAGCAGGTCGTCATCGAGCACACCACCTCGAGCCGGGTGCGCATCAAGCTCGCGAACCTCGACCTCGTGAGCGAGCTGGTCACCGGGCTCGCCGAAGACGGACTGTCGACCGAGGTCACCTGGACGCTCACCGAGGCCACGCGCCGAGTGCATGAGCGGCGCGTGCGGGCCGCAGCCGTCGGCGAGGCCCGCCTCGTCGCCGAGGACTACGCGACGGCGCTGGGTACGCGTATCGGCACCGTGGTCAGCGTTTCCGATGCGCAGCCCGCCGCCTTCCCGGCGCAGCCCCGTTTCGCCGCAGCCGGTGCGGTCGGAGATGGCTCGGCGGGCATCACCGTCGAGGAGATCGCGGTGAGCGCGACGGTCTCCGGCGTCTACGAGACCGACTGA
- a CDS encoding ThiF family adenylyltransferase produces MNAEQQARPGPLVEPAGALGDDRRARAQRQMLLPGFGEEAQLRLAAARVLVIGAGGLGSASVPYLAGAGIGTIGIVDDDRVELSNLHRQVSHGTADIGRSKVASLAETVHALDPGVRVEAHEIRVTSENALDVLRGYDLVIDGSDNFPTRYLVADAAELLGLPLVWGSILQFHGQVGISWRPRYPGFRDLFPAPPPPEDVVDCGTGGVLPGLCGTVGSLLATEALKLIAGIGDALIGRVLVYDARSARTREVAFGRDPSAEPVTGLIDYERFCAGSIAAPPAIEAPELAEMLAEGETVRLLDVRTPEERSRLRIRGSETLPLAELESGSVALEGPVTVYCERDPRSIRAARTLIAQGAGKVRFLRGGIRALERVAPHLLEGSARADLGAP; encoded by the coding sequence ATGAACGCGGAGCAGCAGGCGCGGCCGGGACCGCTCGTCGAGCCGGCCGGGGCGCTGGGCGACGACCGGCGGGCGCGCGCACAGCGGCAGATGCTGCTGCCCGGCTTCGGCGAGGAGGCGCAGCTCCGCCTCGCGGCCGCGCGGGTGCTGGTGATCGGGGCAGGGGGGTTGGGCAGCGCGAGCGTGCCCTATCTTGCGGGTGCGGGGATCGGCACGATCGGCATCGTCGACGACGACCGGGTGGAGCTCTCGAACCTGCATCGGCAGGTGTCTCACGGGACCGCGGACATCGGCAGATCGAAGGTCGCGTCTCTGGCTGAGACGGTGCACGCGCTCGATCCGGGCGTGCGCGTCGAAGCGCACGAGATCCGCGTGACCTCCGAGAACGCGCTCGACGTGCTGCGCGGCTACGACCTCGTCATCGACGGCAGCGACAACTTCCCCACCCGCTATCTCGTGGCCGATGCCGCGGAGCTGCTGGGCCTCCCGCTCGTCTGGGGATCGATCCTGCAGTTTCACGGTCAGGTCGGGATCTCCTGGCGCCCCCGGTATCCCGGGTTCCGTGATCTCTTCCCGGCCCCGCCGCCGCCCGAAGACGTCGTGGACTGCGGCACGGGCGGGGTACTCCCGGGGCTCTGCGGCACGGTGGGATCCCTGCTCGCGACCGAAGCGCTCAAGCTCATCGCGGGCATCGGGGACGCACTGATCGGGCGTGTGCTCGTCTACGACGCCCGTTCGGCCCGCACTCGCGAAGTCGCGTTCGGTCGGGATCCGTCGGCTGAGCCCGTGACCGGACTCATCGACTACGAGCGGTTCTGCGCCGGCTCGATCGCGGCCCCGCCCGCGATCGAGGCGCCCGAACTCGCCGAGATGCTCGCAGAGGGCGAGACGGTGCGCCTGCTCGACGTCAGAACCCCCGAGGAGCGCTCCCGACTGCGGATCAGAGGATCCGAGACGCTTCCGCTTGCCGAGCTCGAGTCCGGGAGCGTCGCGCTCGAGGGGCCGGTCACGGTCTACTGCGAGCGCGATCCGCGCTCAATCCGAGCCGCGCGCACGCTCATCGCGCAGGGGGCCGGAAAGGTGCGATTTCTCAGGGGCGGGATCCGCGCCCTCGAGCGCGTGGCACCGCACCTCCTCGAGGGGAGCGCCCGCGCCGACCTCGGTGCGCCCTGA
- a CDS encoding MoaD/ThiS family protein — MPQITVRYFAAAAEAAGRDEERWDAPPATLDALRDELGRRYGDPMRKVLRSGSFLVDGTVRRDDGEIRGALVDVLPPFAGG, encoded by the coding sequence ATGCCCCAGATCACCGTTCGCTACTTCGCCGCAGCCGCCGAAGCGGCAGGCCGGGACGAGGAGCGCTGGGACGCTCCCCCGGCCACCCTCGATGCGCTGCGCGACGAGCTCGGGCGCAGGTACGGCGACCCCATGCGCAAGGTGCTGCGATCCGGCTCCTTCCTGGTCGACGGGACGGTGCGCCGCGATGACGGCGAGATCCGCGGTGCGCTCGTCGACGTCCTCCCACCCTTCGCCGGGGGGTGA
- the glp gene encoding gephyrin-like molybdotransferase Glp, translated as MTEVRRSVEEHRDEVRALLAPVVERLLGAVPERIGIDSPELLGRVTAEAVHARTPLPPFDNSQMDGFAVRAADLAAAGPEHRVALRLGWATAAGDPPGAHAAGTASPIMTGAAMPTGADAVVPVEHALPPRFPSLSRSGDAAPEGTVTFAAPASVGRFVRRAGEDVPQGAELVPAGTRLTPARIGLIAFSGAATVAVRPRPRVLLCSTGDELAPRELALTPGRIHDANSPMLAAALREAGAAVRTVRSGDSAAQLRSALESEADACDLIVTSGGISAGAFEVVRDALAPLGAAFTALAMQPGGPQGLGRLALAGRSVPVICFPGNPVSAFISAEVFLLPTLRGLAGMPEERPREQRDLAHSVESPADKHQVRRGRIEADGRVSLSAPGSHLLGDLAEAELLAHLPRGIAALPENAPVEIWRIDG; from the coding sequence GTGACCGAGGTGCGCCGCTCGGTCGAGGAGCACCGGGACGAGGTGCGCGCGCTGCTCGCGCCCGTCGTGGAGCGTCTGCTGGGCGCGGTCCCGGAGCGCATCGGGATCGACTCCCCCGAACTGCTCGGACGCGTGACGGCCGAGGCGGTGCACGCGCGGACCCCGCTGCCGCCGTTCGACAACTCGCAGATGGACGGCTTTGCGGTGCGCGCGGCCGATCTGGCCGCTGCCGGCCCCGAGCACCGCGTCGCGCTGCGGCTGGGCTGGGCAACCGCTGCGGGCGACCCCCCGGGTGCGCACGCCGCAGGCACCGCGTCGCCGATCATGACGGGCGCGGCGATGCCGACCGGCGCCGACGCGGTCGTGCCCGTCGAGCACGCCCTCCCGCCACGATTCCCGTCGCTCAGCAGATCCGGTGATGCTGCGCCCGAGGGAACGGTGACGTTCGCGGCCCCCGCGTCCGTCGGAAGGTTCGTGCGCCGCGCCGGCGAAGACGTGCCGCAGGGCGCGGAGCTCGTGCCGGCGGGCACTCGCCTGACGCCGGCCCGCATCGGCCTCATCGCCTTCTCCGGGGCGGCGACCGTCGCAGTGCGGCCGCGGCCGCGCGTGCTGCTCTGCTCGACCGGCGACGAGCTCGCGCCTCGCGAGCTCGCGCTGACCCCGGGCCGGATCCACGACGCGAATTCGCCGATGCTCGCCGCGGCGCTCCGCGAGGCCGGCGCTGCAGTACGAACGGTTCGCAGCGGCGACAGCGCCGCGCAGCTGCGATCGGCGCTCGAGTCAGAGGCCGACGCGTGCGATCTCATCGTCACCTCGGGCGGCATCAGCGCCGGCGCGTTCGAGGTGGTGCGCGACGCCCTCGCTCCGCTCGGCGCCGCCTTCACCGCTCTGGCCATGCAGCCCGGCGGCCCGCAGGGTCTCGGACGGCTCGCGCTCGCGGGCCGCTCGGTTCCCGTGATCTGCTTTCCCGGCAACCCGGTCAGCGCGTTCATCTCGGCCGAGGTGTTCCTGCTGCCGACGCTGCGCGGTCTCGCAGGGATGCCCGAGGAGCGGCCCCGCGAGCAGCGCGATCTCGCCCACTCCGTGGAGTCTCCGGCCGACAAGCACCAGGTGCGGCGCGGTCGGATCGAGGCCGACGGGCGCGTCTCGCTGAGCGCGCCGGGATCGCACCTGCTCGGCGACCTCGCCGAGGCCGAGCTGCTGGCGCATCTGCCGCGCGGCATCGCCGCACTGCCCGAGAACGCACCGGTCGAAATCTGGAGGATCGATGGCTGA
- the moaC gene encoding cyclic pyranopterin monophosphate synthase MoaC: MAEQTDETHASRLTHLRGDGSAHMVDVTEKGVTKRTARAGATLVTRTDVVELLVSGALPKGEALGTARIAGIMAAKRTSDLIPLCHPLPLTRLAIDFEPAADRVRIIATVTTRGVTGVEMEALTAASVAALTLYDMIKAVDKHATITDTRVLAKSGGKNGDWSLE, from the coding sequence ATGGCTGAACAGACCGACGAGACGCATGCATCACGGCTCACCCACCTGCGCGGCGACGGCAGTGCGCACATGGTCGACGTCACGGAGAAGGGCGTCACGAAACGCACCGCCCGGGCCGGGGCGACCCTCGTCACGCGCACCGACGTCGTCGAGCTGCTCGTCTCGGGAGCCCTTCCCAAGGGAGAGGCGCTGGGGACGGCGCGGATCGCCGGGATCATGGCGGCCAAGCGCACCTCCGATCTCATCCCGCTGTGCCACCCGCTGCCGCTGACCCGGCTTGCCATCGACTTCGAGCCGGCGGCGGACCGAGTCCGGATCATCGCCACCGTGACGACGCGCGGAGTCACCGGGGTCGAGATGGAGGCCCTCACCGCGGCGAGCGTGGCGGCGCTGACGCTCTACGACATGATCAAGGCCGTCGACAAGCACGCCACCATCACCGACACGCGGGTGCTGGCGAAATCGGGCGGCAAGAACGGCGATTGGTCGCTCGAGTGA
- a CDS encoding MogA/MoaB family molybdenum cofactor biosynthesis protein: MVVVSTRAAAGTTRDLTGPVIAAWLAQRGFVADEPVVVPDGGAVTDALGAALAAAPDVIVTTGGTGVSPDDRTPEQVAPLLDVQLPGLIEEIRRRGAQTVPTALLTRGVAGFIGDAFVITLPGSPGGVRDGLDVLDPVLEHVLAQRSGSAAGAHRER; the protein is encoded by the coding sequence GTGGTCGTCGTGTCGACCCGCGCGGCCGCCGGCACCACGCGCGACCTCACCGGCCCCGTGATCGCGGCCTGGCTGGCGCAGCGCGGCTTCGTCGCAGACGAGCCCGTGGTCGTGCCGGACGGCGGCGCCGTGACCGACGCGCTCGGCGCCGCACTCGCGGCCGCCCCGGACGTCATCGTGACCACCGGCGGCACCGGGGTCTCGCCCGACGATCGCACGCCGGAGCAGGTGGCACCGCTGCTCGACGTGCAGCTGCCCGGGCTCATCGAGGAGATCCGCCGGCGAGGCGCGCAGACCGTACCCACCGCGCTGCTGACGCGCGGCGTGGCCGGATTCATCGGCGACGCGTTCGTGATCACACTCCCGGGCTCCCCGGGCGGCGTGCGCGACGGCCTCGACGTGCTCGATCCCGTGCTCGAGCACGTGCTGGCGCAGCGCTCCGGTTCCGCGGCGGGCGCGCACAGGGAACGGTAG